The genomic interval TACGTGCGCGCCGCTCCCGGCGGCACGGGCGAGGCCAAGTGCGCCGGCAACTACGCCGCGTCCCTCGTCGCGCAGGCGCAGGCGGCGGAGAAGGGGTGCGACCAGGTGGTGTGGCTCGACGCCCACGAGCACCGCTGGGTCGAGGAGATGGGCGGCATGAACCTCTACTTCGTCCACGGCTCGGGCGAGCACGCGCGCATCGTCACCCCGGAGCTCTCCGGCGCCCTGCTGCCCGGCATCACGCGCGACTCGCTGCTCACCGTCGCCAAGGACCTCGGCCTCGGCGCCGAGGAGGGGCGCATCAACGTCGACGAGTGGCGGGAGGGCAACGCGTCCGGGGAGATCACCGAGGTGTTCGCCTGCGGCACCGCGGCGGTCATCACCCCGGTGGGCTCGGTGAAGAGCGCGGAGCACTCGTGGACCGTCGGGGACGGCAGCCCCGGCGAGGTCACGATGCGGCTGCGCCACGCCTTGCTCGACATCCAGACCGGGCGCTCGGCCGACGTGCACGGCTGGATGCGCACGCTGGTCGCCGCCGGCTGACCGGGGCGGCGTCAGCCGGGGGGCGGGGACGACCCGCCGGCGCCTGCCGCGCTCGCGCCCGCGCTGCCGGTGGCCGAGGACGTCGGCGGCTGGGTCGTCGCGGCCGGAGTCGTGGCGGCCGGGGACGAGCTCGTGGACCCGGACGGCGGCGCGGTGTGCGACGACCCGCCCGAGGCGCTCGACGTCGCGGAGCCGGTCGCGGACGACGAGGCCGAGCCGGCCGACGTCGAGGACGACGCAGCCGGCGGTGCCGCGGCGGGCGCCGAGGACCCGGACGACGCGGCCCCGGAGTACTGGTGGGAGATGGGGCCCCAGAAGACGCTGGGCGGCAGGTACTCGCGCTTGGCCTTGGGCGCCGAGGGGTCGAAGGGCGAGCAGGCGGTGGCGGCGTCGGCGTAGGCCGCGGCGCGGGCCTGGGCGCCGGCGTCGTTGGGGTGGATCCCGTCGCCGGCCATCCACTCGGGGTGCTGGGCGACCAGCGTGCTCCACCGCAGCATGCGCACGTTGGGTCGTCCGGCGACCGCGCGGTCGAGCGCGGCGTTGAGCGCCCCGGCGGTGTCGCCGATGTTGTCGGGCCGCACGACGTCGACCCACACCACGCATCGCTGCGGGCCGAGCTGCTCGAGGATGCCGCGCGCCGCGGACTCGAGGACGGAGGCGTACTCGTCGTTGGTGCCGGAGCTCACGATCACCACCGGCGGGATGCTGGTGAGCAGCTTGAGCCGGGCGAGGGTGTCGGGGGTGGAGCGGCCGACGACGGCCTCGTAGCTGACGTAGCGGTCGGGCAGGTCCTCGGCGAGGTAGGGGTAGACGACGAGCCCCAGGGAGTCGCCGAGCACGAGCACCGGCTGGCCCGGCGGGAGCATCGGCGCGACGCCGGTGGCGGTGGCGTCCGGCACGCCGGAGGCGGCCGGGGTCACCAGCGCCGAGGGCGCGGCGGACGAGGACGACGGGGACGCCGTGGGCGTCGCGACGACCGAGCCCTCCGCGGGGGTGCGGGTGAGCCCGAAGGCCGCCGCCGCGGTGAGCGCCACGACCGCCAGCACCGCGCCCGAGACCAGGAGCGTGCGCCGGGTGAACCGGGGCTCGTCGGTGTGGTGCGGCACGACGTCGGGGTCCGCGCCGTGGACGGCGGGGGCCACGTGGTGGCCCGGGGCGGACAGGTGGTGGCTCGGCCCGCCCTCGTGGGGGTGGGCCCCCCGCTCGTGGTGGTGCGCGACGGGCTCCGGCGCCGCGCCGACGACCGGCTGCGGCGCGGTGTCGTCGAGGTCGCCGTCGTCGGCGCCCCACCGGGTCGGGTCCACCGACGAAGCGTACGGTCCGTGCTCGGCCGGCCCCGCGTCGAGGTCCGAGGGGCGAGACAGGTATGTCCGCCCGCTGGACCGGTGTGGCATCCTGAGCGGGTGAGCACCCAGGTGATCATTACGTAGCGCGTCCGCGACCCCGTCGCCGACGCGCAGCCTCTCGCACCCCCGCGGGAGGCTTTTTCTGTGGGCGGGGACGGGGAGCCGGGCGCACCCGGAGCACGAGCAGCAGCACCAGCAGCACCGACCGCGAGACCGAGGACCGACATGACCAGCGACGACTTCCACGTCTACGACACGACGCTGCGCGACGGGGCCCAGCGGGAGGGCATCTCCTACTCCGTCGCCGACAAGCTGGCCGTGGCGCGGCTGCTCGACGAGCTGGGGGTAGGCTTCATCGAGGGCGGCTGGCCGGGCGCGCTGCCCAAGGACACCGAGTTCTTCGCCCGGGCGCGCACCGAGCTCGACCTGCGCCACGCCCAGCTGGTGGCGTTCGGGTCCACGCGCCGCGCCGGCGTCCGCGTGGAGGACGACCCCCAGGTGCAGGCGCTGCTCGACTCCGGCGCGCCGGTGGTGACGCTCGTGGCCAAGTCCGACGTGCGGCACGTGGCCGAGGCGCTGCGCACCACCCCCGAGGAGAACCTCGCCATGGTGCGAGACACCGTCGCCCACCTCGTCGCCCACGGCCGGCGCGTGTTCGTCGACTGCGAGCACTTCTTCGACGGCTACGCCCACGACCCTGACTACGGCGTGGAGCTGCTCAAGGTGGCGGCCGAGGCCGGCATGTCCGTGGGCGTGCTGTGCGACACCAACGGCGGCTCGCTGCCCAGCGGGATCGCCCGCATCGTGGCCGACGTCCGCGAGCGCTCCGGCGTGCGCGTCGGCATCCACTGCCAGGACGACACCGCCTGCGCGGTCGCCAACACCATCGCGGCCGTGGAGGCCGGTGCGACGCACGTGCAGTGCACCGCCAACGGGTACGGCGAGCGCACCGGCAACGCCGACCTGTTCGCCGTCGTCGGCAACCTCGAGACCAAGCTCGACATGCGCGTGCTGCCCGAGGGGCGCCTCGCCGAGATGGTCCGGGTGTCGCACGCGCTGGCCGACATCGCCAACCTGCCGCCGGACACCCACCAGGCCTACGTGGGCGTCTCGGCCTTCGCGCACAAGGCGGGGCTGCACGCCAGCGCCCTCAAGGTCAACGCCGACCTCTACAACCACATGGACCCGGCCCTGGTCGGCAACGACATGCGCGTGCTCGTGACCGAGATGGCCGGGCGGGCCAGCGTGGAGCTGAAGGGCCGCGAGCTCGGCATCGACCTCTCGCAGGACCCGGGCGTGCTCGGCCGCGTCGTCGAGCGGGTGAAGACCCTGGAGAGCGCCGGCTGGACGTTCGAGGCTGCCGATGCCTCCTTCGAGCTGCTGCTGCGCGACGAGCTCACCGGCGAGCGGCGCCGGCACTTCGCCGTCGAGTCGTGGCGCACGATCGTCGAGCAGGGTCCCGACGGCCGGGTCGTGAGCGAGGCGACGGTGAAGCTGCACGCCGGGGGCGAGCGGATCATCAGCACGGGGGAGGGCAACGGACCGGTCAACGCCCTCGACAACGCCCTGCGCGCGGGGCTCACCGCGGCGTTCCCGGAGCTGGCCGCGCTCGAGCTCGTGGACTACAAGGTGCGCATCCTCGAGGGGGTCACGGGCACCGACGCCGTCACCCGCGTGCTCGTGGGCACCACCGACGGCGAGCGGGAGTGGACCACCGTCGGCGTGCACGAGAACGTCATCGCCGCGTCGTGGCTCGCGCTCGAGGACGCCGTCGCCTACGGCCTGCTCAAGGCCGGGCGCGTGGCGGAGACGCCCTCGCTCACCGACTAGTCTGCGCGGGTGCGCATCGCGAGGTTTGCCGGCCCCGACGGGGTCGTGGGGTTCGGGACGGTCGACGGGGTCGGCGACGACGGCGAGCCGGGTCCGG from Frankiales bacterium carries:
- a CDS encoding citramalate synthase, which produces MTSDDFHVYDTTLRDGAQREGISYSVADKLAVARLLDELGVGFIEGGWPGALPKDTEFFARARTELDLRHAQLVAFGSTRRAGVRVEDDPQVQALLDSGAPVVTLVAKSDVRHVAEALRTTPEENLAMVRDTVAHLVAHGRRVFVDCEHFFDGYAHDPDYGVELLKVAAEAGMSVGVLCDTNGGSLPSGIARIVADVRERSGVRVGIHCQDDTACAVANTIAAVEAGATHVQCTANGYGERTGNADLFAVVGNLETKLDMRVLPEGRLAEMVRVSHALADIANLPPDTHQAYVGVSAFAHKAGLHASALKVNADLYNHMDPALVGNDMRVLVTEMAGRASVELKGRELGIDLSQDPGVLGRVVERVKTLESAGWTFEAADASFELLLRDELTGERRRHFAVESWRTIVEQGPDGRVVSEATVKLHAGGERIISTGEGNGPVNALDNALRAGLTAAFPELAALELVDYKVRILEGVTGTDAVTRVLVGTTDGEREWTTVGVHENVIAASWLALEDAVAYGLLKAGRVAETPSLTD